A window of the Streptomyces sp. Ag109_O5-10 genome harbors these coding sequences:
- a CDS encoding peptidoglycan-binding protein, producing MRRNRLLTPAAVLVAAVALGPALPHTAAATPGQDCSYVTSGYQPTLGYGATGAAVRQAQCLSNAWGGQPPRLATDGVYGTATQRKIEWIQTCHGLPASGVVEGRTWHVLYHPALDCHVPYPS from the coding sequence ATGAGACGGAACCGACTGCTCACCCCGGCCGCGGTACTGGTCGCGGCCGTCGCCCTGGGCCCGGCACTGCCGCACACCGCGGCGGCCACTCCCGGCCAGGACTGCTCGTACGTGACCTCGGGCTACCAGCCCACGCTCGGGTACGGCGCCACCGGAGCCGCGGTCAGGCAGGCGCAGTGCCTCAGCAACGCGTGGGGCGGGCAGCCGCCCCGGCTCGCGACCGACGGGGTCTACGGCACGGCCACGCAGCGGAAGATCGAGTGGATCCAGACCTGCCACGGCCTGCCGGCGAGCGGCGTCGTCGAGGGCCGCACCTGGCACGTGCTGTACCACCCGGCCCTGGACTGCCACGTCCCCTACCCGTCCTGA
- a CDS encoding cation:proton antiporter regulatory subunit, which produces MGAPRLSRTPLPGIGVRYDLATREQGRVSVVAHRDGSRILSAYHRDDPDACALSLRLSAGETAALIDALMPTHHSPNLLSTTDLGLVAERIELSATSYWNGRLLGETRMRTETGVSIVAVLRRAEAVPSPTPGFRLAGGDTLIVIGTREGVDAAAAILGRE; this is translated from the coding sequence TTGGGGGCTCCACGCCTGAGCAGGACACCGTTGCCGGGGATCGGGGTGCGTTACGACCTCGCCACACGCGAGCAGGGCCGGGTCTCCGTGGTCGCGCACCGGGACGGTTCGCGGATCCTGAGCGCCTACCACCGGGACGACCCCGACGCCTGCGCCCTGTCGCTCAGGCTGTCCGCGGGGGAGACGGCGGCGCTCATCGACGCGCTGATGCCGACGCACCACAGCCCGAACCTGCTCTCCACCACCGACCTGGGGCTGGTGGCCGAGCGGATCGAGCTGTCCGCCACCTCGTACTGGAACGGCCGGCTCCTCGGCGAGACCCGGATGCGGACCGAGACGGGGGTGTCCATCGTCGCCGTGCTGCGCCGCGCCGAGGCGGTGCCCTCCCCCACGCCCGGTTTCCGCCTCGCGGGCGGCGACACGCTCATCGTCATCGGCACCCGTGAGGGCGTCGACGCGGCCGCGGCCATACTCGGGCGGGAGTGA
- a CDS encoding cation:proton antiporter produces the protein MHDSSVFLIEFGAIILGLGLLGRLAGRLRFSPIPLYLLAGLAFGEGGLYPLGTSEEFVAIGAEIGVVLLLLMLGLEYTASDLVSNLKTQYPAGLVDAALNALPGAAMALLLGWGPVAAVVLAGVTWISSSGVIAKVLGDLGRLGNRETPVILSILVLEDLSMAVYLPIITALLAGVGLAAGSLTLAVALGVAGLVLLIAVRYGRHISRFVSSDDPEKLLLVVLGLTLLVAGIAQKLQVSAAVGAFLVGIALSGEVAEGAHHLLAPLRDLFAAVFFVFFGLHTDPSSIPPVLLPALALAFVTTLTKIATGYWAAKRAGISVRGRWRAGGTLVARGEFSIVIAGLAVTAGIEPSLGPLATAYVLILVILGPLTARYTEPLARRLTRRPHPEQPLALPAQATPLDDQDAVGRT, from the coding sequence GTGCACGACTCCTCCGTGTTCCTGATCGAGTTCGGTGCGATCATCCTCGGCCTCGGCCTGCTGGGCCGGCTCGCCGGGCGCCTTCGTTTCTCGCCCATCCCCCTCTACCTGCTGGCCGGGCTCGCCTTCGGCGAGGGCGGCCTCTACCCGCTCGGCACCAGCGAGGAGTTCGTCGCTATCGGTGCCGAGATCGGCGTCGTCCTCCTGCTCCTCATGCTCGGCCTGGAGTACACGGCCAGCGATCTCGTCTCCAACCTGAAGACCCAGTACCCGGCGGGTCTGGTGGACGCCGCGCTGAACGCGCTGCCCGGGGCCGCGATGGCCCTGCTGCTCGGCTGGGGCCCGGTGGCGGCCGTGGTGCTGGCCGGCGTCACCTGGATCTCCTCGTCCGGGGTGATCGCGAAGGTGCTCGGGGACCTGGGACGGCTCGGCAACCGGGAGACGCCGGTGATACTGAGCATCCTGGTCCTGGAGGACCTCTCCATGGCCGTCTACCTGCCGATCATCACCGCGCTGCTGGCCGGCGTGGGCCTCGCGGCGGGCAGCCTCACGCTGGCGGTCGCGCTCGGGGTCGCCGGACTGGTCCTGCTGATCGCCGTCCGCTACGGCAGGCACATCTCCCGCTTCGTCTCCAGCGACGACCCGGAGAAGCTGCTCCTGGTGGTGCTCGGCCTGACCCTGCTGGTCGCGGGCATCGCGCAGAAGCTGCAGGTCTCCGCCGCGGTGGGCGCCTTCCTGGTCGGCATCGCCCTGTCCGGCGAGGTGGCCGAGGGCGCCCACCACCTCCTGGCTCCCCTGCGCGACCTGTTCGCCGCCGTCTTCTTCGTCTTCTTCGGCCTGCACACCGACCCGTCGAGCATCCCGCCGGTGCTGCTGCCCGCGCTCGCCCTGGCGTTCGTCACCACGCTGACGAAGATCGCCACCGGCTACTGGGCCGCGAAACGCGCCGGCATCTCGGTGAGGGGCCGCTGGCGGGCCGGCGGCACCCTGGTCGCCCGCGGCGAGTTCTCCATCGTCATCGCCGGCCTCGCCGTGACCGCGGGCATCGAACCCTCCCTGGGCCCGCTGGCCACGGCCTACGTCCTGATCCTCGTCATCCTCGGCCCCCTCACCGCCCGCTACACCGAACCCCTCGCCCGCCGCCTCACCCGCCGCCCCCACCCCGAACAGCCCCTCGCCCTGCCGGCCCAGGCCACCCCGCTGGACGACCAGGACGCGGTCGGCCGGACGTGA
- a CDS encoding TIGR03943 family protein, giving the protein MNRQAQAAVMFLVGAALLHAGTTDLYLRYVKAGLQPLLLAAGAVLIVSALATAWYEWRRARSRKEAAQEAVPETAPEGHVHREPRISWLLVLPLLALILIAPPALGSYSAMRTGTALQQPYGYNKLPKSDPIPLNLVDYAGRAVYDHGRSLAGHQVRIAGFVAVDSAGTPYLVRMALNCCAADAQPVKVALTGKIPPVLRPDGWLQVTGTYIARETHDPVNNGPIPYLRVTEAKPIPTPADPYDETWNN; this is encoded by the coding sequence GTGAACCGGCAGGCGCAGGCGGCGGTGATGTTCCTGGTCGGCGCGGCCCTGCTGCACGCGGGCACGACCGACCTCTATCTCCGCTACGTCAAGGCGGGTCTGCAGCCGTTGCTGCTGGCGGCGGGCGCGGTCCTGATCGTCTCGGCGCTGGCGACGGCGTGGTACGAGTGGCGGCGCGCCCGCAGCCGCAAGGAGGCCGCGCAGGAGGCCGTACCGGAGACCGCGCCCGAGGGGCACGTCCACCGCGAACCCCGCATCTCCTGGCTGCTGGTCCTCCCGCTCCTCGCCCTGATCCTCATCGCACCGCCCGCGCTCGGCTCGTACAGCGCGATGCGCACCGGTACGGCCCTGCAACAGCCCTACGGCTACAACAAGCTGCCCAAGTCCGACCCGATACCGCTGAACCTGGTCGACTACGCGGGCCGCGCCGTCTACGACCACGGGCGTTCGCTGGCCGGCCACCAGGTCCGGATCGCCGGCTTCGTGGCCGTCGACTCGGCCGGCACCCCCTATCTCGTCCGGATGGCGCTGAACTGCTGCGCGGCGGACGCCCAGCCGGTGAAGGTGGCCCTGACCGGGAAGATCCCCCCGGTGCTCCGGCCGGACGGCTGGCTCCAGGTGACGGGCACGTACATCGCCCGCGAGACCCACGACCCGGTGAACAACGGCCCGATCCCGTACCTCCGGGTCACCGAGGCCAAGCCGATCCCGACCCCGGCGGACCCGTACGACGAGACCTGGAACAACTGA
- a CDS encoding permease, whose translation MAITEKAAPPGAAPEGGTPGADGTGTPPGRTGWHLNSPLALTLLLLLVVMFQGPVRGALSKPVMQSWMTVFVAVVVQALPFLVLGVLLSAAIAVFVPPSFFARALPGHPALAVPVAGLAGVVLPGCECASVPVAGALVRRGVTPAAAIAFLLSAPAINPIVLTATAVAFPRNPEMVVGRFAGSLLVACGMGWLWQRLGRTDWLRLPAHAHHEGETKGEAFWSSVRHDTVQAGGFLVLGAMAAATLKAVAPAEWLRTAAANPVVAILALSVLAVLLSICSEADAFVAASLTQFSLTAKLAFLIVGPMIDLKLFAMQAGTFGRGFALRFAPATFAAAIAGAVLTGAVLL comes from the coding sequence GTGGCCATCACCGAGAAAGCCGCCCCGCCCGGCGCCGCGCCCGAGGGCGGGACGCCCGGCGCCGACGGCACCGGCACCCCGCCCGGCCGGACGGGCTGGCACCTCAACTCCCCGCTTGCCCTGACCCTGCTCCTCCTTCTGGTCGTCATGTTCCAGGGTCCGGTGCGCGGCGCGCTGTCGAAGCCGGTGATGCAGAGCTGGATGACGGTGTTCGTGGCGGTGGTCGTCCAGGCGCTCCCGTTCCTGGTCCTCGGCGTGCTGCTCTCCGCGGCGATCGCGGTCTTCGTCCCGCCCTCCTTCTTCGCCCGGGCCCTGCCCGGCCACCCGGCCCTCGCGGTACCGGTCGCCGGGCTGGCCGGTGTCGTGCTCCCGGGCTGCGAGTGCGCGTCGGTGCCGGTGGCCGGCGCCCTGGTCCGCCGGGGCGTCACCCCGGCCGCGGCCATCGCCTTCCTGCTCTCCGCGCCCGCGATCAACCCGATCGTGCTGACGGCGACGGCGGTCGCGTTCCCGCGCAACCCCGAGATGGTGGTGGGCCGGTTCGCGGGCAGCCTGCTGGTGGCGTGCGGGATGGGGTGGCTGTGGCAGCGGCTCGGCCGCACCGACTGGCTGCGGCTGCCGGCCCACGCGCACCACGAGGGCGAGACCAAGGGGGAGGCGTTCTGGTCCTCGGTCCGGCACGACACCGTGCAGGCGGGTGGCTTCCTGGTGCTCGGCGCGATGGCGGCGGCCACGCTGAAGGCGGTGGCCCCGGCGGAGTGGCTGCGCACGGCGGCCGCCAACCCGGTGGTCGCGATCCTCGCCCTGTCGGTCTTGGCCGTGCTCCTGTCCATCTGCTCCGAGGCGGACGCGTTCGTGGCGGCCTCCCTCACCCAGTTCTCGCTCACCGCGAAGCTGGCCTTCCTGATCGTGGGCCCGATGATCGACCTCAAGCTCTTCGCGATGCAGGCCGGCACCTTCGGCCGCGGCTTCGCCCTGCGCTTCGCCCCGGCCACCTTCGCGGCGGCGATCGCGGGCGCGGTCCTGACCGGGGCGGTGCTGCTGTGA
- a CDS encoding NAD-binding protein, producing MVVCGDDGLAHRLAAELRTVYGEQVTLVVPPNVRIARPPVVGRARAASAALFDRVVSATVGWTGGNGGSGGGGGAGSGAASGAGSVSGGGEGPRGERVLEAVEASEAVLAEAGVERAAALALVYDDDETNIRAALTARRLNPRLRLVLRLYNRRLGQHIEELLDQAAALAIGDPDGSGGGAVGDASTIVLSDADTAAPALAATALAGRGKVIQTDGLVLRAVDLPPGAGAGQDAGEQGLFPLALLSPNGTGPEPAGGGRERGPRLLPDDEQVRTAGERGVMVLEHVSSGGSAEPAGRGVGVVPPLASLFSRRLRWSLFGSAGCVVALAVALSVVTHMHPVRAFYYTLLDLFAIDNPAIGAPVGRQILQLLTGLVGLLLLPVLLAAVLEALGTFRSASALRKPPRGLGGHVVLLGLGKIGTRVLTRLRELHVPVVCVEADPEARGLAVARRLRVPVVLGDVTQEGVLEAAKIHRAQALLAVTSADTTNLEAVLYARSVRPDLTAVLRLYDDDFATAVYRTLRAAHPHAVTRSRSVSYLAAPSFAGAMLGRQILGAIPVERKVLLVAVVAVGGHPQLEGRTVAGAFRVGAWRVLALEGRQGVADGQYVLRGGDRVVVVATRRGLAELSGHRASPTHPPDSLG from the coding sequence ATGGTGGTGTGCGGGGACGACGGGCTCGCGCACCGGCTGGCCGCCGAGTTGCGCACGGTCTACGGCGAACAGGTCACCCTCGTCGTACCACCGAACGTGCGGATCGCCCGGCCGCCGGTCGTCGGCCGCGCCCGGGCCGCCTCGGCCGCGCTGTTCGACCGCGTGGTCAGTGCGACCGTGGGATGGACGGGCGGGAACGGAGGCAGTGGCGGTGGCGGCGGTGCCGGTAGTGGTGCCGCTAGTGGTGCCGGCTCGGTCTCCGGTGGCGGTGAAGGGCCGCGCGGGGAGCGGGTGCTGGAGGCCGTCGAGGCCAGTGAGGCGGTGCTCGCCGAGGCGGGGGTGGAACGGGCCGCCGCGCTCGCCCTCGTGTACGACGACGACGAGACCAACATCCGGGCCGCTCTCACCGCCCGCCGGCTGAATCCGCGGTTGCGGCTCGTGCTGCGGCTGTACAACCGGCGGTTGGGGCAGCACATCGAGGAACTGCTCGACCAGGCGGCCGCGTTGGCGATCGGGGACCCGGACGGCAGCGGGGGCGGCGCGGTGGGCGACGCCTCCACGATCGTGCTGTCCGACGCCGACACCGCCGCGCCCGCGCTCGCCGCCACCGCGCTCGCCGGGCGCGGCAAGGTCATCCAGACGGACGGTCTGGTGCTGCGGGCGGTGGACCTGCCGCCGGGCGCCGGCGCGGGTCAGGACGCCGGCGAACAGGGGTTGTTCCCGCTGGCGCTGCTCTCCCCGAACGGCACCGGGCCCGAACCGGCCGGGGGCGGCCGGGAGCGGGGGCCGCGGCTGCTGCCTGACGACGAGCAGGTACGGACCGCGGGCGAGCGGGGCGTGATGGTGCTGGAGCACGTGTCGTCGGGGGGCTCGGCCGAGCCCGCCGGGCGCGGGGTGGGGGTGGTACCCCCGCTCGCCTCGTTGTTCTCGCGGCGGCTCAGGTGGTCGCTGTTCGGGAGCGCGGGGTGCGTGGTCGCGCTCGCGGTCGCGTTGTCGGTGGTGACGCACATGCATCCGGTACGGGCCTTCTATTACACGCTCCTCGACCTGTTCGCCATCGACAACCCCGCGATCGGGGCGCCGGTCGGCAGGCAGATCCTGCAACTCCTGACGGGGCTGGTCGGGTTGCTGCTGCTGCCGGTGCTGCTGGCGGCTGTCCTGGAGGCGCTCGGTACCTTCCGCAGCGCCTCCGCGCTGCGCAAGCCGCCACGGGGGCTGGGCGGTCATGTGGTCCTCCTCGGGCTGGGGAAGATCGGTACGCGCGTGCTGACGCGGCTGCGGGAGCTGCACGTGCCGGTGGTGTGCGTCGAGGCCGACCCCGAGGCGCGCGGGCTGGCGGTGGCGCGGCGGCTGCGGGTGCCGGTGGTGCTCGGGGACGTCACCCAGGAGGGGGTCCTGGAGGCCGCCAAGATCCATCGGGCGCAGGCGCTGCTCGCGGTGACCAGCGCGGACACCACGAATCTGGAGGCCGTGCTGTACGCGCGGTCCGTGCGGCCCGACCTGACGGCGGTGCTGCGGCTGTACGACGACGACTTCGCGACGGCCGTGTACCGGACGCTGCGGGCGGCGCATCCGCACGCGGTCACCCGGAGCCGGAGTGTGTCGTACCTGGCGGCGCCGTCCTTCGCGGGGGCGATGCTGGGGCGGCAGATCCTCGGGGCGATCCCGGTGGAGCGGAAGGTGCTGCTGGTGGCGGTGGTGGCGGTGGGCGGGCATCCGCAGTTGGAGGGGCGGACGGTGGCGGGGGCGTTTCGGGTGGGGGCCTGGCGGGTGCTGGCGCTCGAGGGGCGGCAGGGGGTTGCGGACGGGCAGTACGTGTTGCGGGGCGGGGACCGGGTGGTGGTGGTCGCCACCCGCCGGGGGCTGGCGGAGCTCTCCGGCCACCGGGCCTCGCCCACCCACCCACCCGACTCGCTCGGTTGA
- a CDS encoding prolyl oligopeptidase family serine peptidase: MSESDMPDWEKRFRAPRVSLPDWAEDAPDRSLFVSNATGTYELYAWDRASGEQRQATNRPNGTTDGLLSPDGAWIWWFDDKDGDEFGVWRRQPFGGGADEEATPGLEPSYPSGLALGRDGRTAVVGRSTDDEGTTIYLVRTGEEPLEIYRHAESAGVGDLSHDGSLIAIEHTEHGDAMHSALRVVRPDGSTVAELDDTHGGSEELGLEVLGFAPVDGDPRLLIGHQRRGRWEPLVWDVVSGTQTDLTLDLPGDVSAEWYPDGGALLIAHSHKARSDLFRYDLATGGLTRIPTPPGSVSGATARPDGTVEYLWSSAAEPPVVRSTTGEVVLDPPGMKCPPSVPVSDAWVEGPGGLIHALIQKPAGAVGPLPTVFDLHGGPTWHDSDSFAAGPAAWVDHGYAVVRINYRGSTGYGRAWTDALKHRVGLIELEDVAAVRKWAVESGLADPERLVLTGGSWGGYLTLLGLGTQPASWAVGIAVVPVADYVTAYHDEMESLKAMDRTLLGGTPEEVPDRFAASSPITYVDDVKAPVYISAGLNDPRCPIRQIDNYVNRLAAHSAPHEVYRYDAGHGSLVVDERIKQLRLEMEFAERHLTPTATAPTD; the protein is encoded by the coding sequence ATGAGTGAGAGCGACATGCCGGACTGGGAGAAGCGCTTCCGCGCCCCTCGGGTCTCCCTGCCGGACTGGGCGGAGGACGCCCCCGACCGTTCCCTGTTCGTGTCGAACGCGACGGGGACGTACGAGCTGTACGCCTGGGACCGCGCGAGCGGTGAGCAGCGCCAGGCGACGAACCGGCCGAACGGCACGACGGACGGGCTGCTCTCCCCGGACGGCGCGTGGATCTGGTGGTTCGACGACAAGGACGGCGACGAGTTCGGCGTCTGGCGCCGCCAGCCCTTCGGCGGCGGCGCGGACGAGGAGGCGACGCCGGGCCTGGAGCCGTCGTACCCCTCGGGCCTGGCGCTGGGCCGCGACGGCCGCACGGCGGTCGTGGGCCGCTCCACGGACGACGAGGGCACGACGATCTACCTGGTCAGAACGGGTGAGGAGCCGCTGGAGATCTACCGGCACGCCGAGTCCGCGGGCGTCGGCGACCTCTCCCACGACGGCTCGCTGATCGCGATCGAGCACACCGAGCACGGCGACGCCATGCACTCGGCGCTGCGGGTGGTCCGCCCGGACGGTTCGACGGTCGCCGAGCTGGACGACACCCACGGCGGCAGCGAGGAACTGGGCCTGGAGGTGCTGGGCTTCGCCCCCGTCGACGGCGACCCACGGCTGCTCATCGGGCATCAGCGGCGGGGCCGCTGGGAGCCCCTGGTCTGGGACGTCGTCTCCGGCACGCAGACGGACCTCACGCTCGACCTGCCGGGTGACGTGAGCGCGGAGTGGTACCCGGACGGCGGCGCGCTGCTCATCGCGCACAGCCACAAGGCCCGCAGCGACCTGTTCCGCTACGACCTGGCCACGGGCGGGCTGACCCGCATCCCGACCCCGCCGGGCTCCGTCTCCGGGGCCACGGCCCGCCCCGACGGCACCGTCGAGTACCTCTGGTCGTCGGCCGCCGAGCCGCCGGTGGTCCGCTCCACGACCGGCGAGGTGGTCCTGGACCCGCCGGGCATGAAGTGCCCCCCTTCCGTCCCCGTCTCGGACGCGTGGGTGGAGGGCCCCGGCGGCCTCATCCACGCCCTGATCCAGAAGCCGGCCGGCGCCGTCGGCCCCCTCCCCACCGTCTTCGACCTGCACGGCGGCCCGACCTGGCACGACAGCGACAGCTTCGCGGCGGGGCCGGCGGCCTGGGTCGACCACGGGTACGCGGTGGTCCGCATCAACTACCGAGGCTCCACGGGGTACGGCCGGGCCTGGACGGACGCGCTGAAGCACCGGGTGGGCCTGATCGAGCTGGAGGACGTGGCGGCGGTGCGGAAGTGGGCGGTCGAGTCCGGCCTCGCCGACCCCGAGCGCCTGGTCCTCACCGGCGGCTCCTGGGGCGGCTACCTCACGCTCCTCGGCCTGGGCACCCAGCCGGCGTCCTGGGCGGTGGGCATCGCGGTGGTCCCGGTCGCCGACTACGTCACGGCGTACCACGACGAGATGGAGTCCCTGAAGGCGATGGACCGCACGCTGCTGGGCGGTACGCCGGAAGAGGTCCCTGACCGCTTCGCCGCGTCCTCCCCGATCACCTACGTCGACGACGTCAAGGCCCCCGTCTACATCTCGGCCGGCCTCAACGACCCCCGCTGCCCCATCCGCCAGATCGACAACTACGTCAACCGCCTCGCCGCCCACTCGGCCCCCCACGAGGTCTACCGCTACGACGCCGGCCACGGCTCCCTCGTGGTCGACGAACGCATCAAGCAACTCCGCCTGGAAATGGAATTCGCCGAACGCCACCTCACGCCCACGGCGACAGCACCGACCGACTGA
- a CDS encoding SURF1 family protein: MYRFLLTPRWWGINVFVLLAIPFCVFMGSWQLSRFEARVEAHRSADAQVETAKTEAARPLADLLPVDQSTSGKRATVTGRYAKQLLVPDRQVDGKNGFYVLTLLRTDSGKALPVVRGWLPGKADAAEVPAPPAGEVTVTGALQASETPGDNGVSNQGGLPSGQTAAISAASLVNLVPYPVYDAWITLEKADSGMTAVPATAPDNSGLDLKAFQNLGYTGEWFVFAGFVVFMWFRLLRREAEFARDAALGLVPDPEEEAQQPTAV, encoded by the coding sequence GTGTACCGCTTTCTGCTGACACCCCGTTGGTGGGGCATCAACGTCTTCGTGCTGCTCGCCATCCCGTTCTGCGTCTTCATGGGGTCGTGGCAGCTGAGCCGTTTCGAGGCACGGGTAGAAGCGCACCGCAGCGCCGACGCGCAGGTCGAGACGGCGAAGACCGAGGCTGCCCGGCCGCTGGCCGACCTGCTGCCCGTCGACCAGTCGACCTCCGGCAAGCGGGCCACCGTCACCGGCCGGTACGCCAAGCAGCTGCTGGTGCCCGACCGCCAGGTCGACGGCAAGAACGGCTTCTACGTCCTGACCCTGCTGCGCACCGACTCAGGCAAGGCGCTGCCCGTCGTGCGCGGCTGGCTGCCCGGCAAGGCGGACGCCGCCGAGGTGCCGGCCCCGCCCGCCGGCGAGGTCACCGTCACCGGCGCGCTGCAGGCCTCCGAGACGCCGGGGGACAACGGCGTCAGCAACCAGGGCGGCCTGCCGTCCGGGCAGACGGCGGCGATCAGCGCGGCCTCACTCGTGAACCTGGTGCCCTACCCGGTGTACGACGCGTGGATCACCCTGGAGAAGGCCGACTCGGGGATGACGGCCGTACCGGCGACCGCGCCGGACAACTCGGGGCTCGACCTGAAGGCGTTCCAGAACCTCGGCTACACCGGTGAGTGGTTCGTCTTCGCGGGGTTCGTGGTGTTCATGTGGTTCCGGCTGCTGCGCCGCGAGGCGGAGTTCGCCCGGGACGCGGCGCTCGGCCTGGTCCCGGACCCGGAAGAGGAAGCCCAGCAACCGACCGCCGTATGA
- a CDS encoding SigE family RNA polymerase sigma factor, translating to MAEVLELSAPGGATALRPPRAGLRPRVPGAPGGMPVIAPMPAARPTRIPSQRDGAEEATAAAGTTVDHLTETYRAHYRSLLGLAALLLDDTASCEDVVQEAFIRVHSARKRVRDPEKTLAYLRQTVVNLSRSALRRRILGLKLLSKPMPDAASAEEGAYDQLERRDLIKAMKGLQRRQREVLVLRYFADMTEAQVAETLGISLGSVKAYGSRGIAALRVAMESAA from the coding sequence GTGGCAGAGGTACTCGAACTCAGTGCGCCCGGCGGCGCGACGGCCCTACGGCCGCCCCGCGCCGGTCTGCGCCCCCGCGTGCCCGGCGCGCCCGGCGGCATGCCGGTGATCGCGCCCATGCCCGCAGCGCGGCCCACCCGCATACCCAGCCAGCGCGACGGCGCCGAGGAGGCGACGGCGGCGGCCGGTACCACCGTCGACCACCTCACCGAGACCTACCGGGCGCACTACCGGTCACTCCTCGGCCTCGCCGCGCTCCTCCTCGACGACACCGCCTCCTGCGAGGACGTCGTCCAGGAGGCGTTCATCCGCGTCCACTCCGCCCGCAAACGCGTCCGCGACCCGGAGAAGACCCTGGCCTACCTGCGCCAGACCGTCGTCAACCTCTCCCGCTCCGCGCTGCGCCGCCGCATCCTCGGCCTCAAGCTCCTCTCCAAGCCGATGCCGGACGCCGCCAGCGCCGAGGAGGGCGCCTACGACCAGCTGGAGCGGCGCGACCTGATCAAGGCGATGAAGGGCCTGCAGCGCCGTCAGCGCGAGGTCCTCGTCCTGCGCTACTTCGCCGACATGACCGAGGCCCAGGTCGCCGAGACGCTCGGTATCTCGCTGGGCTCGGTGAAGGCGTACGGCTCGCGCGGCATCGCGGCGCTGCGGGTGGCGATGGAGTCGGCGGCATGA
- a CDS encoding aspartate-semialdehyde dehydrogenase — protein sequence MTGKPALAVVGATGAVGTVMLQILSQRADVWGEIRLIATPRSAGRKLAVRGVEVEVVALSEKAFDGIDVAMFDVPDEVSARWAPVAAARGVVVVDNSGAFRMDPEVPLVVPEVNPHCARNRPRGIIANPNCTTLSMIVALGALHAEFGLRELVVSSYQAVSGAGRAGVETLRAQLSMVAGTELGTKPGDVRRAVGDLTGPFPEPVALNVVPWAGSLREDGWSSEEMKVRDESRKILGLPKLPVAVTCVRVPVVTTHSLTVHAKFQGAVTVDGAREILDTAPGVVLFDNPAAGEFPTPADVVGTDPTWVGRVRRALDDPTALELFVCGDNLRKGAALNTAQIAELVAAELTGRSGGADSA from the coding sequence ATGACCGGCAAGCCGGCGCTCGCGGTCGTCGGTGCGACCGGGGCCGTCGGCACGGTGATGCTCCAGATCCTGTCCCAGCGGGCGGACGTCTGGGGCGAGATCCGCCTGATCGCCACCCCGCGCTCGGCCGGCCGCAAGCTGGCCGTGCGCGGGGTCGAGGTCGAGGTCGTCGCACTGTCGGAGAAGGCCTTCGACGGCATCGACGTCGCGATGTTCGACGTGCCCGACGAGGTGTCCGCGCGCTGGGCGCCGGTCGCCGCGGCCAGGGGCGTGGTCGTGGTGGACAACTCCGGGGCCTTCCGGATGGACCCCGAGGTGCCGCTGGTCGTCCCCGAGGTCAATCCGCACTGCGCCCGCAACCGGCCGCGCGGGATCATCGCCAACCCCAACTGCACCACCCTGTCGATGATCGTCGCCCTGGGCGCGCTGCACGCCGAGTTCGGGCTGCGCGAGCTGGTGGTGTCGTCGTACCAGGCGGTGAGCGGGGCCGGGCGGGCCGGCGTGGAGACGCTGCGGGCCCAGCTGTCCATGGTCGCCGGTACCGAGCTGGGCACCAAGCCCGGTGACGTACGGCGCGCGGTCGGGGACCTGACCGGGCCGTTCCCGGAGCCGGTCGCGCTCAACGTCGTACCGTGGGCCGGATCGCTGCGGGAGGACGGCTGGTCGTCGGAGGAGATGAAGGTGCGGGACGAGTCCCGCAAGATCCTCGGGCTGCCGAAGCTGCCGGTCGCGGTGACGTGCGTGCGGGTGCCGGTGGTCACCACGCACTCCCTGACGGTGCACGCCAAGTTCCAGGGCGCGGTGACGGTCGACGGGGCCCGGGAGATCCTGGACACGGCTCCGGGGGTGGTCCTCTTCGACAACCCGGCCGCCGGGGAGTTCCCGACGCCCGCCGACGTGGTGGGCACCGACCCGACCTGGGTCGGCCGGGTGCGGCGGGCGCTCGACGACCCGACCGCGCTGGAGCTCTTCGTGTGCGGGGACAACCTTCGCAAAGGGGCCGCCCTGAACACCGCGCAGATCGCCGAGCTGGTGGCGGCGGAACTGACCGGCCGTTCAGGTGGGGCGGATTCCGCGTGA